One window from the genome of Elaeis guineensis isolate ETL-2024a chromosome 5, EG11, whole genome shotgun sequence encodes:
- the LOC105045903 gene encoding uncharacterized protein, translating to MASTTDVWRWIRNLPSINQWNTNTISLCICSLESTNRSLNLSVIKSLHSQRPQVTFSIFANFQIPISLWTSKSFHLKTKTQEYLDDDIIIHLFSNIINSVLKYGSNKKSPFRQPAIQISDDSSDIFNVAFLNLAFLVCIYEVPQDFRAEFIDSSRLQLASSRSREASKILMRVLGSNLEEQWMRSISLGITNWIIEFQASNSSLTSPSPLFSYTLSASRLWKVQLYCPMVAMSIEDPSTSSQDDRLLFSLKYQQLEGVIQLAYRIIFRENWIDVSVSVDNMRCDVNPLVSDRLMARKGYGTEEKHFPSRISLLLTPTLQSDVLPVSVSKSTDNPIHEVGLEKGLQGSFDPPTSLGLTVTAADTVTMSMKPWKFEQSVHGNSAILNWFLHDGVNGREVFSSKPSKLMLCRPKAWFRNRYSKACRPFTKQGGVIFAGDEYGESV from the exons ATGGCTTCTACTACTGATGTCTGGAGATGGATAAGAAACCTTCCTTCCATCAATCAATGGAATACAAATACCATTTCTCTTTGCATCTGTTCCTTAGAATCAACAAACCGATCCCTTAATCTGTCAGTCATCAAAAGCCTTCATAGCCAAAGACCACAAGTCACCTTCTCCATCTTTGCAAACTTCCAAATCCCCATCTCCCTTTGGACGTCCAAGTCCTTCCACCTGAAAACAAAGACCCAAGAGTATTTGGATGATGACATCATAATTCATCTGTTCTCCAATATCATCAATTCAGTCCTTAAGTATGGCTCCAATAAGAAAAGTCCCTTCAGACAACCAGCAATACAAATTAGTGATGATTCCTCAGATATATTCAATGTGGCATTCCTCAATCTTGCTTTCCTAGTTTGCATCTATGAAGTTCCTCAGGACTTTCGTGCAGAATTCATAGACTCGTCGAGGCTTCAACTAGCTAGCTCGAGGTCCCGAGAAGCATCAAAGATCTTAATGCGGGTCCTTGGATCCAACCTCGAAGAACAATGGATGAGATCTATCAGCCTTGGCatcactaattggataatagagtTCCAAGCATCAAATAGCTCTCTCACATCACCCTCTCCATTGTTCTCATACACCTTGTCAGCGAGCAGGCTATGGAAAGTGCAGCTGTACTGCCCAATGGTAGCCATGAGCATCGAAGATCCAAGTACTTCGTCTCAGGATGATCGCCTGCTTTTCTCCCTGAAGTACCAGCAGTTGGAAGGTGTGATTCAGCTGGCATACAGAATCATCTTTCGTGAGAACTGGATCGATGTGTCGGTCAGCGTGGATAACATGAG GTGTGATGTGAACCCACTAGTATCTGATCGTCTGATGGCTAGAAAAGGTTATGGAACTGAGGAAAAACATTTCCCTTCTCGAATATCTTTGCTTCTCACTCCAACCCTTCAGTCCGATGTGCTACCAGTATCAGTAAGCAAATCCACTGACAATCCTATCCATGAAGTTGGCCTAGAGAAGGGCCTCCAGGGCTCGTTCGATCCTCCAACTTCTTTGGGCCTCACAGTTACGGCTGCAGATACTGTCACAATGAGCATGAAGCCTTGGAAATTTGAACAATCAGTCCATGGAAACAGCGCTATCCTGAATTGGTTTCTTCATGATGGTGTCAATGGCAGAGAAGTCTTCTCTTCTAAGCCTTCGAAGCTGATGTTATGTCGACCTAAAGCATGGTTCAGAAACAGGTACTCAAAAGCTTGCAGACCTTTCACAAAACAAGGAGGGGTGATCTTTGCTGGAGATGAGTATGGGGAGAGTGTGTGA
- the LOC105045904 gene encoding PRA1 family protein B1, translating to MMATTPAPTPTPTPLPISNPQSGAAAATASSGSTGSGAAPIATPAFRLFLSRLSDSVSRSLSNRRPWSELIDRSAFSRPDSLSDASFRVRKNFAYFRVNYVALLAAVLALSLLSNPFSLLVLLGLLAAWCFLYLFRPADPPLVLFGRTFSDRETLGALVFLSVFVIFLTSVGSLLISALMVGVAIVCAHGAFRVPEDLFLDDQEPGGAAAGLLSFLGGTASTATAAAVPAVAARV from the coding sequence ATGATGGCCACCACCCCGGCCCCGACCCCGACCCCGACCCCGCTCCCCATCTCCAACCCCCAGTCCGGCGCCGCCGCCGCCACGGCCTCCTCCGGTTCCACCGGCAGCGGTGCCGCCCCGATTGCCACCCCGGCTTTCCGCCTCTTCCTCTCTCGCCTCTCCGACTCCGTCAGCCGCTCTCTCTCCAATCGCCGCCCCTGGTCGGAGCTCATCGACCGGTCCGCCTTCTCCCGCCCGGACTCTCTCTCCGACGCCTCCTTCCGCGTCCGCAAGAACTTCGCCTACTTCCGCGTCAACTACGTCGCCCTCCTCGCCGCCGTCCTCGCCCTTTCCCTCCTCTCCAATCCCTTCTCCCTCCTCGTCCTCCTCGGCCTCCTCGCCGCCTGGTGCTTCCTCTACCTGTTCCGCCCCGCAGATCCGCCGCTCGTCCTCTTCGGCCGCACTTTCTCAGACCGCGAGACCCTCGGCGCCCTCGTCTTCCTCTCCGTCTTCGTTATCTTCCTCACCTCCGTCGGATCCCTCCTCATCTCCGCTCTCATGGTCGGCGTCGCCATCGTCTGTGCCCACGGCGCCTTCCGCGTGCCTGAGGACCTCTTTCTCGACGACCAGGAGCCCGGCGGCGCCGCTGCTGGTCTCCTCTCCTTCCTCGGAGGGACTGCCTCCACCGCCACCGCCGCCGCTGTCCCCGCCGTCGCCGCTCGCGTCTGA